In Nitrospira sp., a single genomic region encodes these proteins:
- a CDS encoding carboxymuconolactone decarboxylase family protein, whose translation MYDMKNLAKLKELETHAPEAAKAFSASDKAAWAEGAIPRKYKELIAVSVALTIQCPYCIDLHVGRARERGATDPEIAKTVLAAAALRAGGAVTHGTHAMNKA comes from the coding sequence ATGTACGACATGAAGAACCTTGCGAAGTTGAAGGAGTTAGAAACCCATGCGCCGGAAGCGGCGAAAGCATTTTCGGCTTCCGATAAGGCGGCCTGGGCTGAGGGCGCGATTCCGAGAAAGTATAAGGAATTGATCGCCGTTTCTGTCGCGCTGACGATCCAGTGTCCCTATTGCATCGACCTCCACGTGGGGAGGGCAAGAGAGCGAGGCGCTACGGATCCGGAGATCGCCAAAACCGTATTGGCTGCGGCCGCGTTACGCGCGGGCGGGGCTGTCACGCACGGCACTCATGCGATGAATAAAGCCTGA